Proteins encoded in a region of the Chiloscyllium punctatum isolate Juve2018m chromosome 16, sChiPun1.3, whole genome shotgun sequence genome:
- the her3 gene encoding hairy-related 3 isoform X1, with translation MKNINKPVDRFQSPLTTQACIYRKVSKPLMEKKRRARINECLEQLKCLLEEHYSSNIRKRKLEKADILELTVKHLRDLQGARKGVLMLTQEGVAEYQAGFRSCLNGVSQYLLRSKGTDEHLRLGVLNHLVNAFPVFTGTRFSTADSGCRIEAAPSPLTQTAHMSAVTPPPGELSAASTRVDSPAKPSSPPHLDRNNCQRRQVIEIRSADKEKDKISSPEPARVPHFPPLIPQSKRTKDNVLSSDSESLWRPW, from the exons ATGAAAAATATCAACAAGCCAGTGGACCGGTTTCAGTCCCCTCTCACCACACAAGCGTGCATTTACAGAAAg GTTTCAAAACCTTTGatggagaaaaaaagaagagcTCGGATCAACGAATGCCTGGAGCAGCTGAAGTGTCTACTAGAGGAGCATTATTCCAGTAAC ATCAGGAAACGGAAACTAGAAAAGGCCGATATTTTGGAGTTAACAGTGAAACATCTGCGGGATTTGCAAGGTGCTCGCAAAG GCGTTCTGATGCTGACCCAGGAGGGAGTGGCTGAATACCAAGCTGGATTCCGGAGCTGCTTGAACGGGGTCAGCCAGTATCTGCTCCGAAGCAAAGGTACAGACGAGCATTTGCGCCTGGGCGTGCTGAATCACTTGGTTAACGCTTTCCCTGTATTCACCGGCACCCGTTTCAGCACCGCGGACAGCGGCTGCAGGATCGAAGCTGCGCCATCGCCCCTGACTCAGACCGCCCACATGTCAGCGGTCACCCCGCCGCCGGGCGAGCTCTCTGCTGCCTCCACCCGCGTGGATAGCCCTGCCAAACCCAGCTCTCCTCCCCACTTAGATCGAAACAACTGCCAGAGGAGGCAAGTGATTGAAATCAGATCGGCTGATAAGGAAAAGGACAAGATTTCCAGTCCGGAGCCCGCAAGAGTCCCACACTTTCCGCCTCTCATTCCTCAGAGTAAACGTACCAAAGACAATGTACTTTCCTCTGATTCAGAATCTCTCTGGCGGCCTTGGTAG
- the her3 gene encoding hairy-related 3 isoform X2: protein MKNINKPVDRFQSPLTTQACIYRKVSKPLMEKKRRARINECLEQLKCLLEEHYSSNIRKRKLEKADILELTVKHLRDLQGVLMLTQEGVAEYQAGFRSCLNGVSQYLLRSKGTDEHLRLGVLNHLVNAFPVFTGTRFSTADSGCRIEAAPSPLTQTAHMSAVTPPPGELSAASTRVDSPAKPSSPPHLDRNNCQRRQVIEIRSADKEKDKISSPEPARVPHFPPLIPQSKRTKDNVLSSDSESLWRPW, encoded by the exons ATGAAAAATATCAACAAGCCAGTGGACCGGTTTCAGTCCCCTCTCACCACACAAGCGTGCATTTACAGAAAg GTTTCAAAACCTTTGatggagaaaaaaagaagagcTCGGATCAACGAATGCCTGGAGCAGCTGAAGTGTCTACTAGAGGAGCATTATTCCAGTAAC ATCAGGAAACGGAAACTAGAAAAGGCCGATATTTTGGAGTTAACAGTGAAACATCTGCGGGATTTGCAAG GCGTTCTGATGCTGACCCAGGAGGGAGTGGCTGAATACCAAGCTGGATTCCGGAGCTGCTTGAACGGGGTCAGCCAGTATCTGCTCCGAAGCAAAGGTACAGACGAGCATTTGCGCCTGGGCGTGCTGAATCACTTGGTTAACGCTTTCCCTGTATTCACCGGCACCCGTTTCAGCACCGCGGACAGCGGCTGCAGGATCGAAGCTGCGCCATCGCCCCTGACTCAGACCGCCCACATGTCAGCGGTCACCCCGCCGCCGGGCGAGCTCTCTGCTGCCTCCACCCGCGTGGATAGCCCTGCCAAACCCAGCTCTCCTCCCCACTTAGATCGAAACAACTGCCAGAGGAGGCAAGTGATTGAAATCAGATCGGCTGATAAGGAAAAGGACAAGATTTCCAGTCCGGAGCCCGCAAGAGTCCCACACTTTCCGCCTCTCATTCCTCAGAGTAAACGTACCAAAGACAATGTACTTTCCTCTGATTCAGAATCTCTCTGGCGGCCTTGGTAG